Within the Saccharomonospora amisosensis genome, the region CCGTGGTTCATGATCGCTATGCGGTCGCAGTACTCGGCCTCTTCCATGTAGTGCGTGGTCACGAAGATCGTGATGTCTTGCTTGCCACGCAGCTCGGCGATGTAGTCCCAGATGGACGCTCTCGTCTGCGGGTCGAGGCCGATGGTGGGCTCGTCGAGGAACAGCACCTTCGGCGCGTGCAGCAGCCCGCGCCCGATCTCCAGCCTGCGCCTCATTCCGCCGGAGAACTTCTGCACGATGTCGTGTCTTCGCCGCGCGAGGCCGACCATGTCGAGCACCTCCGTGATGCGTTCGCGCAGTAGCCGCCTCGGCATCCCGTACAGCTCACCGTGGAAGCGCAGGTTTTGCTCCGCGGTCAGGTAGGTGTCCAGTGTCGGGTCCTGAAACACCACGCCGATCCGGCGGCGGACCTCGGCCCGCTGGCTGCGCACGTCACACCCGGCCACGGTCGCCGAGCCTGCTGTCGCGTCGGCGATCGTGCACAGGATCTTGATCGCGGTGGTCTTGCCTGCCCCGTTGGGGCCGAGGAAGCCGAACATCTCTCGCTCGGCGACGTCCAGGTCGATGCCTTTCACCGCATGTAGGTCGCCGTAGGACTTCCGCAGTCCCCTGACGTGCACCGCGTGGTGGTCGGACATGGAACCCCTCTCCCTAACGCCGTTAGAGGAAGCATCTCTCTAACAGTGTTAGGGTGTCAAGTGTGTCGGCTGACTCTCCTGGCAAACCGGTGTCGAAGGCCGCGATCGTGAACAAGGCCGTCGAGCTGATGGAGCAGCGCGGTCTCGCGGCGGTGTCACTGCGCCGCATCGCCACCGAACTCGGTATCTCGGCGCCCACGCTGTACTGGTACATCTCCGGCAAGCGCGAGTTGCTCGACGCGGTGGCGGAGCAACTGCTGCGGCGCGGCCTTGCCGGTATGGACAACCGACCCGCCGAGGGACAACCGTGGTGGGAATGGCTCGAACAGCGGTGCAGCGCGATGTTTCGGGCGATGCTGTCCGTACCGGACGCGCCGCAGGTGGTGGCCGGAAACCGGCCGACACCGGAAACGTTGCCCGACATCGAGGCCGGACTGGCGGAACTGGTCGCGGCCGGCTTCACCGCTGCCGAGGCGCAGCAGGTGTTCCTCGTGCTCGGCGGCTACATCACGGGAATGGCCCTGGAATGGCAGTCGGAGGCGGCCCGCGAGGTCGACACCGACGTCAACGACCACGAACTCGGCGAGCTCGTCCGCGACCCCGCCCGCTTTCCGTACCTCGCCGCCGCTGTCCGAGGCCGTCCCGACTCGCCTGTGCAGACGTTCGACTACGGCCTCTCACTGCTGATCAGGGGTATCCGTGACAGGCATGCCGAGTTGGTGGGCGACCGCGTCGAGGCGAAAGGACCCGGCCGCCGGGATTGACGGCGCCGCCTGCCGGCTCAGCCGAGCTTGGCGACGGTGAGCAGCACGGCCGAGTCCTGCAACGCCTCGAGGCTGTGCTTGGCCTGCGGGATGACGATCAGGTCACCTGAGATCCCGTCCCAGGACACCTCCCCGGAGTGCAGCCTGACCCGGCCACGCAGCACGAACAACGTCGCCTCGCCAGGATTCTCGTGCTCGGCGAGCGTGCTTCCCGCGGTGAGGGTGATCACCGTCTGCCGCAGTACGTGCTCGTGGCCTCCGTAGACGGTGTCGGCGCTTCGGCCGTGACGCGCCGTGGCGGCGCGCTGGAGGAGTTCGCGGGCCATCGCGTCAAGCGAGAACTTCTGCATACGTCGAGTGTGTGCCACAACCGCGCGGGACGCGACAAGGGTTCAACCGGCCACGTGGCCGACCTCGCTCGGCAGGCGGGCTCAGCCGCCGTAGGTACCCTCGTCGTAGTCGTCCAGACCGAGCAGTCCACGGATGGTTGCGGCGGCCTGCCCGCCGTCGTGCTCGGCGGCGCTGATCACCGCGTCGATCAGATCCTGGCGGGTGTCTGCCCGCTGTGCCTGGTGCCAGTACCGCTGTGCCTGCTTCGAATCGTCCACCAGCCGAGCCACCGCGGCATCGACTTCGGGCGGCCAGCGAGTCGACTCCAGCTCTCGCAGGTGCCGCTCGTTGGCGGTGGCGGTCTCGGCGGCGAGGGCGTTGAGCGTGGACAGTGGCTGCCCGGCGTTGACCGCCTGCTCGAGTCGTTCCAGCGCACGGTTGTACGGCTCGACGATCGCCAGGTAGCGCGCCGCGGCCTGC harbors:
- a CDS encoding TetR/AcrR family transcriptional regulator C-terminal domain-containing protein produces the protein MSADSPGKPVSKAAIVNKAVELMEQRGLAAVSLRRIATELGISAPTLYWYISGKRELLDAVAEQLLRRGLAGMDNRPAEGQPWWEWLEQRCSAMFRAMLSVPDAPQVVAGNRPTPETLPDIEAGLAELVAAGFTAAEAQQVFLVLGGYITGMALEWQSEAAREVDTDVNDHELGELVRDPARFPYLAAAVRGRPDSPVQTFDYGLSLLIRGIRDRHAELVGDRVEAKGPGRRD
- a CDS encoding ATP-binding cassette domain-containing protein, yielding MSDHHAVHVRGLRKSYGDLHAVKGIDLDVAEREMFGFLGPNGAGKTTAIKILCTIADATAGSATVAGCDVRSQRAEVRRRIGVVFQDPTLDTYLTAEQNLRFHGELYGMPRRLLRERITEVLDMVGLARRRHDIVQKFSGGMRRRLEIGRGLLHAPKVLFLDEPTIGLDPQTRASIWDYIAELRGKQDITIFVTTHYMEEAEYCDRIAIMNHGEIVVTDTPDALKSSVGKDRVRIRTENDTLAIERLRQLFQLDAAIHDGMVTFSVSEGAQFVPRLFSSLGVAIDTVTVTRPSLDDVFMAYTGRTMSDTEQAGDPSTFARMLAKR
- a CDS encoding cupin domain-containing protein, with protein sequence MQKFSLDAMARELLQRAATARHGRSADTVYGGHEHVLRQTVITLTAGSTLAEHENPGEATLFVLRGRVRLHSGEVSWDGISGDLIVIPQAKHSLEALQDSAVLLTVAKLG